AAAATCGATCATGAGGAACGCTATTTCCTCAGAATGGTGAAAAAAGAGGCTCGAAATCGACTCGATTTGAAAAATAACGCTCCTCATGCGCGATTTTATTGGAAAATGGGATTTTTAAAGGAAATAAGGTGTCTGGTGAGCGTTAATTTCAAAAACAAGATGAGGCTGACTAAAAAAGGACGAGTCAGCCTTCCAACATCACTCTCTAACGAACGTGAAAAAGCGGAGTAATTAAAAGCGCGCCGCCAGCGCGCAGCTCCCGATCAACGAAAATATTCCGTGATCACGCGGGCAATTTTATCAGAAGCGCCCCCGTTCCCGTACAGTCCTTCTTGGTATGGCGGCTCTTCAAAAGACTGAATCAGGGCGCGTAAATCATCTTGCACCGGATGGACGAGCCGATTCCAGCCGATGTCGACGGTTTCTACCCATTCCGTCTGGTCTCTGAGCGTGAAGCAAGGGACTTTGGCAAAATACGCTTCCTTTTGCACGCCGCCTGAATCGGTGATGATGCCTTTCGCCTGTTTCTCCAACAGCAGCATCTCCAAATACGAAACCGGATCAATGAGTTGAATGACTTGGGACTGCTCAACGAACGAGAACAGGTCGATCTCGACGAGTTTTTTCTTTGTGCGCGGGTGCAAAGGCAGGACGACTTTTTCACCGGACAACTGGTCCAACGATCGGAAGATCGCCTCCAGTCGTTCGCGGTTATCGGTATTTTCCGCACGGTGGATCGTCGCCAAATAATACGCATCTTTCGTCAACCCAAAGTCCTTGAGCGTGTATTTATCTTTCGCAAGCTTCAAATTGTAGAGCACTGCATCGTACATGACATCCCCGACAAGATGAACCCCTTCGCGGATGCCCTCCTCAGCCAAATTCCTGACAGCCGTTTCCGTCGGCACAAACTTCAAGGAAGACACATGATCCGTTAAGACGCGATTGATTTCTTCAGGCATTTGCTTGTTGAAGCTTCTCAGGCCCGCCTCAATGTGAAAAAGCGGAATGTGCAGTTTGCTCGCCACCAATGCTGCCGCTAATGTGGAATTCGTGTCACCGTAGACGATCATCGCATGAGGTGACTCTTTCAACACGACTTCTTCAAGCTTGATCAGCATATGGCCGGTCTGAGCCCCATGGGTGCCCGATCCGACGCCAAGATGATAATCGGGTTTTGGAATCTTCAATTCTTCAAAGAAGACACCCGCCATATTGTAATCATAATGTTGGCCGGTATCGACAAGCACTTCATGGAAAGTCTTTCGCAATACTCTTGACACCGGTGCGGCTTTCACAAATTGCGGCCGTGCACCGATCACGGTTAGAATTTTCTTCATTCTGCCCGTACTCCTTATTTTACAAATTTCCTACTCCTGCAATAACCGCTCGTAAAGCGCAACGAGCTTGTCCCCTTCGGGCCGCCAATTGTATTTCTCTTCAATCGCCCGCCGCCCATTTTCACCCATTCGCGCTGCCTCGTCAGGGTGATCCAGGAAGAACCAAATCGCTTTCGCCATCGCTTCCGGATCGAGAGGATCCACACATATCCCGCAATCGTTGCCTTCAACAATTTCCCGCCACAACGGAAAATGAGAGGCAATCACCGGGAGGCCGCTCGACATATATTCGAACAGCTTATTCGGCTGTGCATGAATATGGTTCGGTGCCGCATGGTAAACGACGAAGCCGGCCGCGGATTGATCCAGCACTTCCGCGACTTGCGGCCGATCCAAGAAACCTAGATCCACAACGTGAGACCACCCGGACAATCGAACCGCTTTCGCTCGGTCGCCCTCATTGGAGAAGGTACCGCCGAGCAACAATTTCACATCCGCGAGTTCAGCAGCTCGAATCATCTGAAAGATCCCGCGAATCTCATTCATCACCCCAACAAAACAAACCGCCGACGCCTTCCGAGAGGTCCTTTGCCGCTGCAGAGACAGTTCATTGAGGATGGGATAATTATTGACGTTCACGCTGTTGGCATTGAGAGCGAGAAAGCGTTTGTTGATGAAAGGGGTTGCGGTAACGATGCCGTCAAAACGTTTGGCCGCATAATGCTCCAGCTTTTCCATTAGAAAAGCGATCCCTTTCCGGAAAATCGGAGCAATGTAGGATTTCGTTAAAATTTGCCTCGGAACATCTTCGTGAACGTCATAAACCACACGCTTGCCTTTCCTTTTCAAAAGGAGACCGACCAGCAGCAACTCCGGATCATGAAAATGATAAAGATCCGCATCCACGTTCAAAGCTTCCCGGTACAACCGCAGGAGTCCGGCCGTCATCCGGCCAAGTCGTGATCCGTTCCTGCGCCCCAACGCGTGCACGGAAACCCCTTTTTCTATAAAATCTTCTTGAGCAGCAACGACAAAATGCGTTTCGTAACCCGCCTCATGAAGCGTAACACACTCTTTTGAAAAAATTCTTGTATCCTTCGGTGCATGAACCGTGCTGAGATGACAAACTTTGTTCAATTTCACGCAATTTTCCCCTTTTTGGCTGTCGAGCGACCCCGATTTCAAAGACTTACCACTATAAAATTTAGCACACTTGAAAGATAAAAAAAACTTCGTTTACACCCATCCCGTGACGTCAAATGCCCACGCAGCAATGCACAGGACGCGCTAGCGCGGGGTCAGCGACAGGCTAAAAAAGATAAAAAGATGAGGTTGTCCCAAAAGCGTTAACCTTTGGGACAGCCTCTTTTCATTCATTTCCATTTATTTTTTCTAACGAACATTAGATCACCTTAGCGCCGCTTTTTACTCCGATTTTTGTTGTAACGGACATTTTCGACGCTTAACCCCCGATTCGCCGTCTTTTGGATCGGTTTGGAGCGTCTAAGAGTCTCTAATGTTCGTTACAGTTGTCAGATGCCCATTTTTCACCGCTAAGGGTCTTTAATGTTCGTTACAATAAGGCTGGCTCGTCCAACCTAATAAGTCAGTCATCTGCCCCGTTCTTTAACTCTATTCCACATACCCGTTCGGGTTGCCGGACTGCCAGCGCCACGAATCTGCGCACATCGCATCGATGCCGCGCTCCGCTTTCCAGCCGAGCTCCCGCTCCGCCTTCGATGGATCGGCGTAGCTTGTGGCGATGTCTCCCGAGCGCCGGGGGGCAATTTTATACGGAATCTTCTTCCCGGTCGCCTTCTCAAACGCCTTCACCATGTCCAACACGCTGTAACCGGTGCCGGTGCCGAGATTGTAAGCTTCGACGCCCGGATCTTTCAGCACTTTCTCAAGCGCCTTCACATGACCGTCCGCAAGGTCCATCACGTGAATGTAATCGCGCACGCCGGTTCCGTCGGATGTCGGATAATCGTCGCCGAACACTTTCAGCTCATCCAACTTTCCGACCGCCACTTGGGTAATGTACGGCACGAGGTTGTTCGGAATGCCGTTCGGATCTTCGCCGATCCGCCCGCTCTCATGCGCCCCGATCGGATTGAAATAGCGAAGCAGCGCAATGCCCCACGACGGATCCGCCGTATGAACGTCGCGCAGAATTTGTTCAATCATCAACTTCGACCAGCCGTACGGGTTGGTCGCCGACAGCGGCAAATCTTCCTTGAAAGGCACATCCTCCGACATGCCGTACACCGTCGCCGAGGAACTGAAAACAATTTTATTCACACCGTAATCTTGCATCACTTCGCAAAGCGTGATCGTCCCGGTAAGATTGTTATGGTAGTAGCGAAGCGGCATTTCCACCGACTCCCCGACCGCCTTGTAGCCGGCAAAATGAATGACCGCCTCAATCTCATTTTCCGCAAAAACGCCGTTGACCGCGTTCCGGTCGAGCAAATCCACCTCGTAGAACTTGAACGATTTCCCGGTAATCTCGCGAATGCGGCTCAACGCAATGTGCTTGCTGTTCGTCAAATTATCGATGACAACGAGATCATAACCCGCGTCGAGCAAAGCGACGCAAGTGTGCGAACCGATATACCCGGCTCCTCCCGTTACGAGTATAGCCATAACTGCAACGCCTCCAGATCTGAAATCTCGTACTCTATTGTACCATACAAAGCAAACGAAACCGCCTAATTTTTGTCATTCCGGACGGTTGTCGAAGATTCCTCGTAATCGAACCCCCGCCAAACCAGCCGCCGCTCCAACCGAGCCGCCCACCCCGACGATTTCCGAACATACCAACCGAGCCGCCCAAACCCGTCGATTTCCGCACATACTTACCGCGACGCCAAACCCAACTATTTCCGTCCGTACCTCCGATAAAGCAGCCGCCCGCCGCGCCAAAGCAGCCGGACAGCGAGGTAAACAGCAAAAAAAGCGAAAAACCCGTACAGCCCGACGATCGCATCGTCAAACTCCATATGGCCGCGGCCGGTAATCTTTTGCTGAATCTCGATCGCGAAAACGATGACAAGCAAAACCGTCAACGTATAAATCAACGAAAGCACCGTAACGCTCCATTGCGAAATCCACCGAAACAACACCTGGACCACGAAGAAACAAACGATGCCGAGGAGGCCGATCAGCCAGAAGTGCAAGTCTTTGTCCGTGAAGCTCCAGCCTTGCGCAGCCACGATCGCTTGGAACAGATCATGCAGCGTATTGACAACCTCGGCGATGAATTGGATGAAGTCTCCCATCAGTTACACCCCAGTGAAAACGGCATATTTTATAAAATGGGAACCGCCTCCCGCGAGGAAGAGCGGCCGTTGGGCAGGTTGCCAAAAATTACTTTTCCGAACCGAGCCCCGCCATAACCATCTGATGCACTTTCTGCACCTCTTCATCCGGCACGACCAAATACCAGAGTCCATCAATGATTTCTCCGTGCCCTTTCACTTCATATTCTTTCACATGCTGACGGCAGTCCCGGTAATGTTGCGCGATGAATTTCATGTCGGCGAGTTTCATATCGGTACGAACCGAGTCTTTGATAGCTTCCAGCAAGGCGTCATACTTCGTAAGATTGGAAAAGTCCGCCGCCTTGTCAACAATGGCAAGGATGACCTCCCGCTGCCTTTTGTTGCGACCGAAATCCCCGCGCGGATCCAAATGGCGCATGCGGACAAAGCCTAACGTTTGCGGCCCATTCAGTTCCAGCCACCCTTTATGGTAGTAAAAGCCTTTATCGTAATAACCCTCATCGTGCCAGCTCAAATCGTTATACACCCGAATGCCGCCGACCGCATCCACCAGCTTCGACACCCCTTCCATGTCGAGACGGATGTAATAATCAATTGGAATATGTAAGTAGTCTTGCACCGTTTGCAAGGTCAAAGCTGTCCCGCCATAAGCATAAGCAGCGTTAATTTTATGAATACCTTTGCCGGGAATGGACACCCGA
This region of Bacillales bacterium genomic DNA includes:
- the wecB gene encoding UDP-N-acetylglucosamine 2-epimerase (non-hydrolyzing), which codes for MKKILTVIGARPQFVKAAPVSRVLRKTFHEVLVDTGQHYDYNMAGVFFEELKIPKPDYHLGVGSGTHGAQTGHMLIKLEEVVLKESPHAMIVYGDTNSTLAAALVASKLHIPLFHIEAGLRSFNKQMPEEINRVLTDHVSSLKFVPTETAVRNLAEEGIREGVHLVGDVMYDAVLYNLKLAKDKYTLKDFGLTKDAYYLATIHRAENTDNRERLEAIFRSLDQLSGEKVVLPLHPRTKKKLVEIDLFSFVEQSQVIQLIDPVSYLEMLLLEKQAKGIITDSGGVQKEAYFAKVPCFTLRDQTEWVETVDIGWNRLVHPVQDDLRALIQSFEEPPYQEGLYGNGGASDKIARVITEYFR
- a CDS encoding glycosyltransferase family 4 protein is translated as MKLNKVCHLSTVHAPKDTRIFSKECVTLHEAGYETHFVVAAQEDFIEKGVSVHALGRRNGSRLGRMTAGLLRLYREALNVDADLYHFHDPELLLVGLLLKRKGKRVVYDVHEDVPRQILTKSYIAPIFRKGIAFLMEKLEHYAAKRFDGIVTATPFINKRFLALNANSVNVNNYPILNELSLQRQRTSRKASAVCFVGVMNEIRGIFQMIRAAELADVKLLLGGTFSNEGDRAKAVRLSGWSHVVDLGFLDRPQVAEVLDQSAAGFVVYHAAPNHIHAQPNKLFEYMSSGLPVIASHFPLWREIVEGNDCGICVDPLDPEAMAKAIWFFLDHPDEAARMGENGRRAIEEKYNWRPEGDKLVALYERLLQE
- the galE gene encoding UDP-glucose 4-epimerase GalE, with amino-acid sequence MAILVTGGAGYIGSHTCVALLDAGYDLVVIDNLTNSKHIALSRIREITGKSFKFYEVDLLDRNAVNGVFAENEIEAVIHFAGYKAVGESVEMPLRYYHNNLTGTITLCEVMQDYGVNKIVFSSSATVYGMSEDVPFKEDLPLSATNPYGWSKLMIEQILRDVHTADPSWGIALLRYFNPIGAHESGRIGEDPNGIPNNLVPYITQVAVGKLDELKVFGDDYPTSDGTGVRDYIHVMDLADGHVKALEKVLKDPGVEAYNLGTGTGYSVLDMVKAFEKATGKKIPYKIAPRRSGDIATSYADPSKAERELGWKAERGIDAMCADSWRWQSGNPNGYVE
- a CDS encoding LCP family protein; amino-acid sequence: MKVSITLGCLIVVLAAAGFTYAYHLKNSVKETAHAIYEPVVTKSDHGKKVKKTPTLPKKDPQPLSILLMGVDQRPHDVGRTDTLIVLTLNPKTNQMQMISIPRDTRVSIPGKGIHKINAAYAYGGTALTLQTVQDYLHIPIDYYIRLDMEGVSKLVDAVGGIRVYNDLSWHDEGYYDKGFYYHKGWLELNGPQTLGFVRMRHLDPRGDFGRNKRQREVILAIVDKAADFSNLTKYDALLEAIKDSVRTDMKLADMKFIAQHYRDCRQHVKEYEVKGHGEIIDGLWYLVVPDEEVQKVHQMVMAGLGSEK